A single window of Halobacterium jilantaiense DNA harbors:
- a CDS encoding glycosyltransferase, with protein sequence MSGALPTVAAFTDSYLPTVNGVTYTVSSWHEEYQSRDGRMPVVYPKSSHTPGKGEHPVSSLPFPFYDGYRMALPSTPDAVRDADVVHAHTPFGLGLAGLRLARRSDTPLVATYHTPTAEYAEYVGPDALTGVVRAASERYERWFLGHADLVLCPSERTCETVRALGVDTPVEVMPNGVDTQHFRPTDPTAFLSRHDLPTDEPLVGYTGRHGYEKRLSDLLAAAEDLDVTVVFGGDGPARDDLEAEAAERDVDARFLGFLDRDELPAFYSALDAFAFPSPVETEGLVALEANACGTPVAGVDAGALSETILDGETGYHYGEGSIPGFRRAIRRTLDDCDRLAENCLARREEAGVGRAIDRLAARYRDLL encoded by the coding sequence GTGAGCGGAGCCCTGCCGACCGTCGCCGCGTTCACTGACTCCTACCTGCCGACGGTCAACGGCGTGACGTACACCGTCTCCTCGTGGCACGAGGAGTACCAGTCCCGGGACGGCCGGATGCCCGTCGTCTACCCGAAGTCGAGTCACACGCCCGGAAAGGGCGAACACCCGGTGTCGAGCCTGCCGTTCCCGTTCTACGACGGCTACCGGATGGCGCTGCCGAGCACGCCGGACGCGGTCCGGGACGCCGACGTCGTTCACGCCCACACGCCGTTCGGCCTAGGGCTCGCGGGCCTCCGGCTGGCGCGCCGGAGCGACACCCCGCTGGTCGCGACCTACCACACGCCGACCGCCGAGTACGCCGAGTACGTCGGTCCGGACGCGCTCACGGGTGTCGTGCGGGCCGCCAGCGAGCGCTACGAACGGTGGTTCCTCGGGCACGCCGACCTCGTGCTCTGCCCGAGCGAGCGCACGTGTGAGACGGTTCGAGCCCTCGGCGTCGACACGCCCGTCGAGGTGATGCCGAACGGCGTCGACACCCAGCACTTCCGCCCGACCGACCCCACGGCGTTCCTCTCGCGCCACGACCTCCCGACGGACGAGCCGCTGGTCGGGTACACGGGCCGGCACGGCTACGAGAAGCGGCTCTCGGACCTGCTCGCGGCCGCCGAAGACCTCGACGTCACAGTCGTGTTCGGCGGCGACGGCCCCGCGCGCGACGACCTCGAAGCCGAAGCCGCAGAGCGCGACGTCGACGCCCGCTTCCTCGGGTTCCTCGACCGCGACGAGCTGCCGGCGTTCTACTCGGCGCTGGACGCGTTCGCGTTCCCGAGCCCCGTCGAGACGGAGGGGCTGGTCGCGCTGGAGGCCAACGCCTGCGGCACGCCCGTCGCGGGCGTCGACGCGGGCGCGCTCTCCGAGACGATTCTCGACGGCGAGACCGGCTACCACTACGGCGAGGGGAGCATCCCGGGGTTCCGGCGCGCGATACGGCGGACGCTGGACGACTGCGACCGGCTCGCGGAGAACTGCCTGGCGCGCCGTGAAGAAGCAGGCGTGGGACGCGCCATCGACCGGCTCGCGGCCCGCTACCGCGACCTCCTGTAA
- a CDS encoding mechanosensitive ion channel family protein codes for MAIEPLPGLQGALGDYAIAVTQAVYFVVSFLAVYLVGRLAVQPLFERVLQRRSLDAHARRPLKRIVSVAVLFVAVSVAFGFAGYGNFLTSLATIAAAATLAIGFAMQDVIANFVAGVFIYTDEPFRIGDWIEWDGNSGIVEDISLRVTRVRTFDNELLTVPNSTLTDGVVKNPVAKDKLRLQFMFGIGYDDDIEAATDIIVEEAEAHPDILDDPAVSVRLTELGDSYVGLKSRFWIGNPSRSDFVKTRGEYVTAVKQRFDEEGIDIPYPVRTLDGDVDVEVTGEAVTDNLEA; via the coding sequence ATGGCCATCGAGCCGCTGCCGGGTCTGCAGGGTGCTCTCGGCGACTACGCTATCGCCGTCACTCAGGCAGTGTACTTCGTCGTGTCGTTCCTGGCGGTGTACCTCGTCGGCCGGCTGGCCGTCCAGCCGCTGTTCGAGCGCGTGCTTCAGCGCCGGAGCCTCGACGCCCACGCGCGACGACCGCTGAAGCGCATCGTGAGCGTCGCTGTCCTCTTCGTCGCCGTCTCGGTGGCGTTCGGGTTCGCGGGCTACGGGAACTTCCTGACGAGTCTCGCGACCATCGCGGCGGCCGCGACGCTCGCCATCGGGTTCGCGATGCAGGACGTCATCGCGAACTTCGTCGCGGGCGTGTTCATCTACACGGACGAGCCGTTCCGCATCGGCGACTGGATCGAGTGGGACGGCAACTCGGGCATCGTCGAGGACATCAGCCTCCGCGTCACGCGGGTCCGCACGTTCGACAACGAGCTACTGACGGTGCCGAACTCCACGCTGACCGACGGTGTGGTGAAGAATCCGGTCGCGAAGGACAAGCTCCGGCTCCAGTTCATGTTCGGCATCGGCTACGACGACGACATCGAGGCGGCGACGGATATCATCGTCGAGGAGGCCGAAGCGCACCCGGACATCCTCGACGATCCCGCCGTGTCGGTGCGGCTGACCGAACTCGGGGACTCCTACGTCGGGCTCAAGTCCCGGTTCTGGATCGGGAATCCGTCCCGGTCCGACTTCGTGAAGACCCGCGGCGAGTACGTCACCGCGGTCAAGCAGCGCTTCGACGAGGAGGGCATCGACATCCCGTACCCCGTCCGCACGCTCGACGGCGACGTGGACGTCGAGGTGACCGGTGAGGCTGTCACCGACAACCTCGAAGCGTAA
- a CDS encoding universal stress protein: MYERILLATNGGVASEDAEAHAIELAASMDATLHVLYVVDEAVTTAYSGDEYVDEAEGPEHGLEEHGRETLDGVRERASEAGVETIDAMRYGDPAEAVVAYADDEDADLLVLGTKRRPDEYRSLLGSVTDRVVRLTHRPTTVVKTETAD, translated from the coding sequence ATGTACGAGCGCATCCTGCTCGCGACGAACGGCGGTGTCGCATCGGAAGACGCCGAGGCGCACGCAATCGAACTCGCGGCGTCTATGGACGCCACGCTCCACGTCCTCTACGTCGTGGACGAAGCGGTGACGACCGCGTACAGCGGCGACGAGTACGTGGACGAAGCCGAGGGCCCGGAGCACGGCCTCGAAGAACACGGGCGGGAAACACTGGACGGTGTCCGCGAGCGGGCGTCGGAGGCCGGCGTCGAGACCATCGACGCGATGCGGTACGGCGACCCGGCCGAGGCGGTCGTGGCTTACGCCGACGACGAGGACGCCGACCTCCTGGTGCTCGGGACGAAGCGCCGGCCGGACGAGTACCGGTCGCTGCTCGGCAGCGTCACGGACCGCGTGGTTCGGCTCACGCACCGGCCGACCACGGTCGTCAAAACGGAGACGGCGGACTGA
- a CDS encoding DUF7504 family protein — MSDAYEFADLPLASLRPGTTVLVTGPAHVGTRNLGFQMLSGPPSEGSILISTNHRADRIADDWARSGFELVEDRAAILDCVGDEEADVPARVLPVSGPSDLTGIGMRYSDVYRTFTETGIERVRTGLFSVSTLLSFGDLKTVSRFVHTLSGRIDAVDGIGMFFIDPGMHDDQTVSTVTQFCSARIDVRETETGQELRARGIPGQSREWMDFDVRTE, encoded by the coding sequence ATGAGTGACGCCTACGAGTTCGCGGACCTCCCGCTGGCCTCGCTCCGACCGGGAACGACAGTGCTTGTCACCGGTCCCGCACACGTCGGTACCCGGAACCTCGGGTTCCAGATGCTCTCCGGGCCACCGAGCGAGGGGTCTATTCTCATCAGTACGAACCATCGCGCGGACCGCATCGCCGACGACTGGGCCCGGAGCGGCTTCGAACTGGTCGAGGACCGGGCGGCGATTCTGGACTGCGTCGGCGACGAGGAAGCGGACGTGCCCGCCCGAGTGCTGCCGGTGTCCGGCCCCTCGGACCTGACGGGCATCGGGATGCGGTACTCGGACGTCTACCGGACGTTCACGGAGACCGGCATCGAGCGCGTGCGCACCGGGCTGTTCTCGGTCTCGACGCTGCTGTCGTTCGGCGACCTGAAGACTGTCTCGCGGTTCGTCCACACGCTCTCCGGCCGCATCGACGCCGTCGACGGCATCGGCATGTTCTTCATCGACCCCGGGATGCACGACGACCAGACCGTGAGTACAGTCACGCAGTTCTGTTCGGCACGGATCGACGTTCGCGAGACGGAGACCGGCCAGGAGTTACGCGCCCGCGGCATCCCCGGCCAGTCTCGCGAGTGGATGGACTTCGACGTGCGCACGGAGTGA
- a CDS encoding DUF2797 domain-containing protein yields the protein MQVVGYETTPGGGPAALRVADAGEVDRVPLVAGNELAYTLGDRHCAGVDRGSDGHRTCQRPDAPYCDEHTSTWPCARCTGNCAMPLDSCHEEHAVYLAAFAPDTFKVGVTRSWRLDTRLREQGADRAAHIRTVEDGRRARRIEAGIADRIPDRVRVPTKLDGFGESVDDEAWQALVDDFDPIEEFAFDYGVDVDSRPVAETMLTGTVRGTKGRVLLLDRQGTTYGVDMRDLVGHDLTAGADDRDVQSSLGAF from the coding sequence GTGCAAGTCGTCGGGTACGAGACGACTCCGGGCGGCGGGCCGGCAGCCCTCCGCGTCGCCGATGCGGGCGAGGTCGACCGCGTCCCGCTGGTGGCCGGGAACGAACTGGCCTACACGCTGGGCGACCGCCACTGCGCGGGCGTCGACCGCGGCAGCGACGGCCACCGGACCTGCCAGCGCCCGGACGCTCCGTACTGCGACGAACACACCTCGACGTGGCCGTGTGCGCGCTGCACCGGGAACTGCGCGATGCCGCTGGACTCGTGTCACGAGGAGCACGCGGTCTACCTCGCGGCGTTCGCGCCGGACACGTTCAAGGTGGGCGTGACGCGCTCGTGGCGACTCGACACCCGGCTCCGCGAGCAGGGTGCCGACCGCGCGGCGCACATCCGGACCGTCGAGGACGGCCGGCGCGCCCGCCGTATCGAGGCCGGCATCGCCGACCGAATCCCCGACCGCGTGCGCGTCCCCACTAAACTCGACGGCTTCGGCGAGTCGGTCGACGACGAGGCGTGGCAAGCCCTGGTCGACGACTTCGACCCCATCGAGGAGTTCGCCTTCGACTACGGCGTCGACGTGGACAGCCGGCCGGTCGCGGAGACGATGCTCACTGGGACCGTTCGCGGGACGAAGGGGCGCGTCCTCCTGCTGGACCGGCAGGGGACCACCTACGGCGTCGACATGCGGGACCTCGTCGGCCACGACCTCACGGCGGGTGCCGACGACCGGGACGTCCAGTCCAGCCTCGGCGCGTTCTAG
- a CDS encoding YhbY family RNA-binding protein, whose product MSDDLATKAHEADVTVWVGKAGIESVVEELSDQLDDRDVVKVKFLRSARGGDETADLAADLAERTGTEVIDVRGNTAVYR is encoded by the coding sequence ATGTCCGACGACCTGGCGACGAAAGCCCACGAGGCAGACGTCACCGTCTGGGTTGGGAAGGCCGGTATCGAGTCCGTCGTCGAAGAGCTGTCCGACCAGCTCGACGACCGCGACGTGGTGAAGGTGAAGTTCCTCCGGTCGGCCCGGGGCGGTGACGAGACGGCCGACCTCGCCGCGGACCTCGCAGAGCGGACGGGAACCGAGGTGATCGACGTGCGGGGCAACACGGCGGTGTACCGGTGA
- a CDS encoding glycosyltransferase family 4 protein, producing MRALNYLELEDAVRGGMVTATRQQRKALSTTDVEVVETPWRAGNPVQSLGTLFAGEGYFTDVDLAHCNLVGPGSVAVARHARREDIPLILHAHVTKEDFAQSFRGSSRVAPALEPYLRWFYSQADLVLCPSEYTKGVLESYPVDAPIRQISNGVDVESMQGYEQFREETRARFDLDGMVVYAVGEVFERKGLTMFCELAKDTDYDFAWFGPYDEGPQAGTATRHWVNNPPENVTFTGFMEDKRAAFGAGDVYLFPAKVENQGIAVLEAMACGKPVVLRDIDVFREFFTDGEDCLMCSTFEEFREALERLADDPDLRQRLGENARETAESHSLDRIGDELADVYDALLDGNVERAASGDAVEG from the coding sequence ATGCGAGCGCTGAACTACCTCGAACTGGAGGACGCCGTCCGGGGCGGGATGGTGACGGCGACCCGCCAGCAGCGGAAAGCGCTCTCCACGACTGACGTCGAGGTAGTCGAGACGCCCTGGCGCGCCGGCAACCCCGTGCAGTCTCTGGGCACCCTGTTCGCGGGCGAGGGCTACTTCACCGACGTCGACCTCGCGCACTGCAACCTCGTCGGCCCGGGCAGCGTCGCAGTCGCCCGGCACGCGAGACGCGAGGACATCCCCCTGATTCTGCACGCACACGTTACTAAGGAGGACTTCGCGCAGTCCTTCCGGGGGTCGAGCAGAGTCGCGCCCGCCCTCGAACCCTACCTGCGGTGGTTCTACTCGCAGGCCGACCTCGTGCTCTGCCCGAGCGAGTACACGAAAGGCGTGCTGGAGTCGTACCCCGTGGACGCCCCCATCCGCCAGATCTCGAACGGCGTGGACGTCGAGAGCATGCAGGGGTACGAGCAGTTCCGCGAGGAGACCCGGGCGCGCTTCGACCTCGACGGCATGGTGGTGTACGCCGTCGGCGAGGTGTTCGAGCGCAAGGGCCTGACGATGTTCTGCGAACTCGCGAAAGACACCGACTACGACTTCGCGTGGTTCGGCCCGTACGACGAGGGACCGCAGGCCGGGACCGCGACGCGCCACTGGGTGAACAATCCGCCCGAGAACGTGACGTTCACCGGGTTCATGGAGGACAAGCGCGCGGCGTTCGGCGCGGGCGACGTCTACCTCTTCCCGGCGAAAGTCGAGAACCAGGGCATCGCCGTCCTGGAAGCGATGGCCTGCGGGAAGCCGGTCGTCCTCCGGGACATCGACGTGTTCCGGGAGTTCTTCACGGACGGCGAGGACTGCCTGATGTGTTCGACGTTCGAGGAGTTCCGGGAAGCGCTCGAACGCCTCGCCGACGACCCCGACCTGCGGCAGCGCCTCGGCGAGAACGCCCGCGAGACGGCCGAATCCCACAGCCTGGACCGAATCGGTGACGAACTGGCCGACGTCTACGACGCGCTCCTCGACGGCAACGTCGAGCGAGCCGCGTCGGGCGACGCCGTGGAGGGGTAG
- a CDS encoding nucleotidyl transferase family protein: MSALPNHYETLREVFDYDRPTVDIGDVDAEVVDRAFAATTDEDALREAADKETLFVASAGLTGPPHVGTVAQMFAVKRLREAGFDTEFLLADYEKVAAGGRDLDVVRGLADDYRAFLDGIGYDGRVRTQYDATGVMQTAFRLAPHFDPDASIGVDAEPTAWVEALQAAYERDRDGPADEATTTDFGGDAASLLCLADFVHPTLADGYDQTVFVLGVDEHALVRANEHHLADAPVDAARLAELEAACRAGGGVWDAAVEEYADFLADLSRAWPSEGKRSTTRGC; encoded by the coding sequence ATGTCCGCGCTACCGAACCACTACGAGACCCTCCGCGAGGTGTTCGACTACGACCGTCCGACCGTCGACATCGGCGACGTGGACGCCGAGGTCGTCGACCGTGCGTTCGCTGCGACGACCGACGAGGACGCGCTCCGCGAGGCGGCCGACAAGGAGACGCTGTTCGTGGCGAGCGCCGGACTGACGGGGCCGCCGCACGTCGGCACCGTCGCCCAGATGTTCGCGGTGAAGCGCCTGCGCGAGGCGGGCTTCGATACCGAGTTCCTGCTCGCCGACTACGAGAAGGTCGCCGCGGGCGGCCGCGACCTCGACGTCGTCCGGGGCCTCGCCGACGACTACCGGGCGTTTCTCGACGGCATCGGGTACGACGGCCGCGTCCGGACGCAGTACGACGCCACCGGCGTGATGCAGACAGCGTTCCGGCTGGCACCCCACTTCGACCCGGACGCCAGCATCGGCGTCGACGCGGAGCCGACTGCGTGGGTCGAGGCCCTCCAGGCCGCGTACGAGCGCGACCGCGACGGCCCCGCCGACGAGGCGACGACGACCGACTTCGGGGGCGACGCGGCGAGCCTGCTCTGTCTCGCGGACTTCGTCCACCCGACGCTGGCCGACGGCTACGACCAGACGGTGTTCGTGTTGGGCGTCGACGAGCACGCGCTCGTCCGGGCGAACGAACACCACCTCGCCGACGCGCCCGTCGACGCCGCCCGGCTGGCCGAACTCGAAGCGGCCTGCCGGGCGGGTGGCGGGGTCTGGGACGCCGCCGTCGAGGAGTACGCGGACTTCCTCGCCGACCTGTCGCGGGCGTGGCCGTCGGAGGGGAAACGGTCAACCACCCGGGGCTGCTAG
- a CDS encoding GAF domain-containing protein, translating to MILCVDPDAAARERTAVALADAGFDVEHAGSLADARDVLADRASVDCLVTEYDLGDGTGLELAEGVRERSPDAACVLFTTTPLDDVDTGTFGTLVAEYVRKQGEDREELLGLVEHALAFRSQTAYPLPDDEAARVAALEQYATDPAELGDSLDRLTVIATELFDAKAAAVGIIDAHSQKFLSCHGIAFEPMDREDTTCTYAILDTDVMVVEDVLADPRFADNEALDAAGVRFYASAPLVTPDGQAIGTFCIYDDEPRAFPERDRELLSMLGDEAMEQLTLRQRAPADGGDDDE from the coding sequence ATGATTCTCTGCGTCGACCCCGACGCGGCCGCCCGCGAGCGGACCGCGGTCGCGCTCGCCGACGCCGGATTCGACGTCGAACACGCGGGGTCACTCGCCGACGCACGCGACGTGCTCGCCGACCGAGCGAGCGTGGACTGCCTCGTCACGGAGTACGACCTCGGCGACGGCACCGGTCTGGAACTCGCCGAGGGCGTCCGCGAGCGCTCGCCGGACGCGGCGTGCGTGCTGTTCACGACGACGCCGCTCGACGACGTCGACACCGGGACGTTCGGCACACTCGTCGCCGAGTACGTGCGAAAACAGGGCGAGGACCGCGAGGAACTGCTCGGTCTCGTCGAGCACGCGCTGGCGTTCCGCAGTCAGACCGCGTACCCGCTGCCGGACGACGAGGCCGCACGCGTCGCGGCGCTCGAACAGTACGCGACGGACCCCGCCGAACTCGGGGACTCACTGGACCGCTTGACGGTGATTGCCACGGAGCTGTTCGACGCGAAGGCGGCTGCGGTCGGTATCATCGACGCCCACAGCCAGAAGTTCCTCTCGTGTCACGGTATCGCCTTCGAGCCGATGGACCGTGAGGACACCACGTGCACGTACGCGATTCTCGACACGGACGTGATGGTGGTCGAAGACGTCTTGGCGGACCCCCGGTTCGCCGACAACGAGGCCCTGGACGCCGCGGGCGTGCGGTTCTACGCGAGTGCGCCGCTCGTGACGCCCGACGGGCAGGCAATCGGGACGTTCTGTATCTACGACGACGAGCCACGAGCGTTCCCCGAGAGGGACCGCGAACTCCTGTCGATGCTCGGCGACGAGGCGATGGAGCAGTTGACGTTGCGGCAGCGCGCTCCGGCCGACGGAGGTGACGACGATGAGTGA
- a CDS encoding ribonuclease P protein component 4, with the protein MSIAAERIDRLHALARATARAGDDDRAREYVRLARRLAERNRLRLPREFRRFTCDACDAFLVPGRNARVRTRNGHVVVTCDCGTQARYPYE; encoded by the coding sequence ATGTCCATCGCGGCCGAACGCATCGACCGCCTGCACGCGCTCGCCCGAGCGACGGCGCGCGCCGGCGACGACGATCGCGCCCGCGAGTACGTCCGACTCGCTCGTCGGCTCGCGGAACGCAACCGCCTCCGGCTCCCCCGCGAGTTCCGGCGGTTCACCTGCGACGCCTGCGACGCCTTCCTCGTCCCCGGTCGGAACGCCCGCGTCCGCACCCGGAACGGCCACGTCGTCGTCACCTGCGACTGCGGGACCCAGGCCCGCTACCCCTACGAGTGA